The stretch of DNA ggtggaaaaaaatgttgaacttAAAGCAGCCTCTAAGTTTAGTAACTTGTGCCTCAAATTGCCTTATTGAATCAGTGCAATTTTGGAATTCCTGTCAATTTGATGTCCAATCTTTAACCAGTTTACAAGAGTATCTCTTACTTATTCCTAATAATCTGTTTGATCAGTGGGCGGAAAAGCTTTTGTTATCGTTAAGTAGAACACAAAGGAAAAGCGACGCTCACTTTCTCGTTTTTAGTACTGCCTTGACGCGACTAAATATTGATGATTTCCCCACCTTACCAGTGAATGTTACTGTTCTGTGTGATTACTTTAGATTTGCTACAAATTTAAAGTACTTGCGCTGTCAGTATGCACCTTTCTTCTGGTCTCCTTCAGACTTATTTATATTCCAGAATTCAATTGTCTGTTTTAAAAACCTTCAAAAACTGACGTTGTGCAACATCGATCTTATGGAAAGTCCATCATTTTTGGAGACtgttggaaaacaaatcaCCAGTCTGAAAGAACTTGACATCAGTTATGGGAAGATTCCTTCACAAAGTTATGGTAAAAtatgtgaaaattttttacatctaGAAGTGCTCAGAATGAAGCAGCATTCAGAAGAATTTCGTACCATCACATACAAACATGTTATGCAACTTCTAACTTGTTTATTGAGGCTTAAAATTTTGGACGATGATACAACAATATGGGTGAGTTAGTATTTAAGTTGGTATAAGTTGTTACACATGCGTTTCACTTGtttataaattaataaatataacaaCGCTAATGTTTTCTTATGCTACATAGAGTTGCATCTTACCAGCATTCGCACAACTCAGCAAGGAAATGTATTCTGATTTGTGTGCTTCTATACACCATCTTACTATCTACCAGTGTTCGGAAGTAAACGTAAAATTTACGAAAAAGGTTTTAAGCGTGTGCCTGGACAGTAGAATCTTTAAAGAGTCATCCCGCACAGACATAGCAGATGTAAACACTTGGCTATTCAACAGTTTTCCTGCACTTCAGTCGATTGATCTTCGTCTCGAAAACGTACGGTTTTCAGCAATTGAAAGGttttttcaaaccaaaaacGTTGGATGGAAGATacattccatttttctttcaaaaatcccgcttaattttacaaattttcaaataattggaAAGTACGCAAGTAACCTTAAAAGGTTTGAAATCATCAATCAACTTACGTTAAACGCAATGATGGATGATCAGTACATCGCTCCAGACGTTAACGGCCGTTTGACTGAGCCATACTTTGGACATCTTATACATCTTTCTTTTACTGGAGCCTGGGAAGAAAATATTACATGTCTTTTATTGAATCACTGTTTATTGCTACAAGAGCTCATTCTTAAACCAACCACCATATCAGGAACATTCCTCAAGCATAATCCCCTTCGATATTTGCGTCGACTCATTTTTGATACATCACACTTGATTTGGAATTCTTCAGATTTAGAAATGTATTTTCTTCAACGTGTCCTTCAGTCAACAAGTTCTCTTAGAGAAATTGGCCTTAAATCGAGACCTTCTGAAGAATGGGATTGCCTTCTTCAACAATTAAAGATTGCGAACTGTGATCTACATATATTTCGATCCACGATTTAAATGCGATGCCTGATTCCaaagatttatttcaattgtaAACCCTGATTCAGAGTTGTGATCGCCATAATAATGAGTAAAAAACccagtttttcattaagtCGCACActcacacaaacaaaatacaTTAATCTGCTTTTAAAACAacacttattattttttggtttttgtttactgtagATTAGCAATGGGAATTACTTTAATATAGACATCCGCAAGATCAATGTTTGACTAATAATCAGTCTTTTACGCCTAAAGAAGAGGTCTTTTTCGTCTgcgaaaattagttttttattaagaaTATCCATGTATCGAATGAGGTTGTCCTCATTTGTTAGTTAACCGCATTTCGACCCTTTAATGATCAATTGCTTCAAACGTCTTTTAATTCTTACGCATCCAGCAGGTATACTAATATGCTGGATGTATTTATTTGTTGACCTGTGCCAATACGGTGAAAATACTGCACAGCATTCTTTTGttgtaaaatatattttagcAACCCTTCATCCGTACAATTGAACAGCCCTACAATAGCCGCCAATTCTTTATCGAAGGCAGCAAGGCACCTAGTAGTGGAATTTTGTACTGCTTTATGAAATTCTCATTTTATCCGTCTGCTTAGATTTCGGAATCATCGTAATGAATTATGATTGTGGCATCGTGCTGATAGAAGGACAATTGAAGGTTGGTTATTACGTGCTTACGGGTTATTATTAGAGTCGGCCACCTTTACGTTAACGGTTAATCAATTTGAACTCTTTTTACCCAACCCTGAACTGCTGGACCTAAACATACAATTTTGCTTGAAATCGCAGAAATCTCAATCTCCActcagttaaatttttttccattgagTCTGTTTCTGAAAGAAGGATGTGTGCTGGGTGCTACTGGTTCTGTCTGgttaatgttacatcacttaGATTAAATTTTATGACAAGTCTAGGTCTTTTGAGTACCTGACGAAGTGAACACAATCATTCAATGCCAGCCTATTAGCCTAACCTACTCTATCCTGAATTGCTGAAGCTGTTATTGAATTGCCTGATGGGTTAGGTATTCCAGTTTACATGTTGATCCACCTTAAGATGAACAAGGAGCAAGGAACGAGTGCATGAGGGACAAAATATCAGTGTCAGAAAATTGCTAGCCAGTGAGAAGAATGTGGTGATGGTGCTTAACCCTGTGGTAGGTAGTCCAGTTTGTGTACATGTTCAAGGGTTTGACATTGAGGTAATGTGGAAATTTATGAGAGAACCTAACCTGTAAATGGAAACAGTTTTCTGGCTATTTTCAGtgaagaaaatgacaacaacCAAGATTTTATTTGACTGGTTATCACAGATTATCTACGGTTATGTTGTAAGTTGTTGTGTTATCAGTTATGTTAACATAGAATCTTGAGAATTCATCATGTTGACGAAgagttttaacatttatttctaatttagaTTTTGCGTACCATACTGAACAAGGAATGTCTGGTTGTCCTTCCAAGAAAAACGACAAGGTTTGTTAAGCCTTAGCCCTTTGGCTACTACCCATTGACCTCCAGCGCAGCGATACCGGAATATAAACTCCAAGAATCACCTCCAACCGCATGGCACTGCTCACTGGCGAGCAGTCCTTCCGTCGCCGGAAGCATAGGAGAGTAGGGCGTGCTACCAGCAACATTCGACTTCTCAACCGACGGCCCCCACTACTTCTTACTACTTAACACAGCACGGAGCTTTGATCTTCAGATTGTTTAGCTGTTTGTGATTGGTGATGACGCCATGGCGGTTTCTTGGGGAAGAGGAGATCATAAAAATTTTCGTCAGGAgaatattgcgtgagtatcAGCTTTTTTAGGTCTTTGCTTGTTTTTACTGTTCGATCCCACCTCATCTTACTCGACTTAAGGGCCGCACACTATTGGAGACTTTGGGATCTGGAGTAAAAATCATATTGAAGTGTTGAGAAATCTGGTCAATCGGTCCATCCATTAAATTAGAATAGTAAATTGAAGTCTTACCGAtggatttgattgtttttttttttgttttttcaatgtttatgGCTGGGGCACTAAAGATCACATCTGGCTGACAGATTCGCCTTCAGTTGTTGGAGCGTACGCATAGGCCGCTAGCCTTTTAGCCTCTACCTTCTTCTCAGTTGAAGCGTGGGTTTTGATAGAAAGGTACGCTATTGTCATTTCTTGGGAATTTTATGTTAGCTGGATTGCATGGcaaatttatttccatttgtgTTGGGTTGGTGAAGGTGAGCGGGATTAATTTATGTTGTACGTGTAGTGTTAAGCTGAGTAACATTTTACACGTACAATGTTcttaattgtaaaattattgataaaattcattgaaattttgatcatGACATTTGTAATATTTGATTCAGGCACCTATTAAAACATGGAGCTTCACTTCAGCCATCTGATTCATCACTTGGATCCAAGTGTGCAGGCTGCATGAATTTACGTTTGCTGTGAACATCAATTACATGTCCACTGATTGAAGGCCCTTAAAGGTGACTTATTCAGTttgttcaaaaattaaatgtgttGAGTTGGGAGAAAACTTTtaccaaaattttctttatcctTTGCTAGTTAGAATtccagtttcagtgacatgaagagtgtgaagtgaataacCTGCCATGTGCTACATTTaccagatctgcttgatgaaagtaAAATGCCTTACTGAATTCGTCAGCCAAATGATAAAGCATCATTATCACCTTTTGCCATGCTACTACGAGATACTGACTGAGAAGTTgcacacacctgcagtcactcgccacaggattatgcccaggtaacCGATAATTGACTTTATTCCGTAGATAGTCTACTAATAATCTacttgcgttaaactctgtgtctaatcgtttttttttttttttttttttttcgcacaAACGGCCTCAAATCGTTGAGAGAATTCTCTCTGTAAGTGCCAACCCTCCGTGCGTGTCCCGCTGAGAAGAAATGGCAACCAAAGCCCGCAACATGGGCATAGATGGTAAAAACCGTCAGGGATGTCGCCCGTCACAGAGGAGTGAAGATAGCTTGGAACTTAAGTACGACAAAGCATTACCACGAGAGGAACGAAAAAGCTGCTGCAAGACGGGTAAGGCCACCTTATCTTTCTCGACTTAAGGACACACTTTAAGGGACTTTGGGATGTGGAGCCttgaaagagttaaaaagtctgaaaagctAACTAAAAACTTTGTCTATTcgtgtcatagggaaagctgctggagtaatctggtgtttatgctcatttgattcatttcgtgccagctagtgaaagccgaaaggcatgtcgaattcaagttgagctgctgcgtgctgtctggaagcaagcaatccagccgTTGCGTTCAGTCATTGAACAGGAATGAGGAATCTAATGActgtcaataggtggctgaaatgatgtccaccaggtagcgcgagtgtGTTCAGCACTGACGCAgagcggccattttgtttcaaGACGCAGTAGAGATGGGTTGTTggtcgtgacgtttctcacgatgaaaattaaaaggtatttattgttaatatcctatttttattgaatttataatgttggtttgaaaatttacaggtgatttagcacgtAGAAACCAACTTGCCgaatcattcaactcagacttggaatTGCCTGTACATtcccgaaatggcgtgcctcatgtgtctcgctgcctgttcttaggcgtacgtctcatcccatgcaacagtaaaaagtaattattttgatcaaatgtctttcaaaagtactacagatttagttaacatgactagagagtagaccaatttgcttcgctactatagaaattttgaatcagatatcaaagttattctgttggactgcgtagttttctgttactctttgtattcttttgttataatgagtatgcatgtgtacacagttgtttctcgaaaataattttcttttcctcaatAGGTATAACAACCACACTTCTTAAACGCTGTTGgataccttgttgcagccaaaggtgaaaggtgtgacgaagacagattgaaccattgtatgcagcatgcggttgcagtgtaatccagaagttgctgtgctgttgtagctgagctgttccatctgggttcatgacttcaaaatttttgtgttttcatccGTGTccatattttgtgttgctgagtTATAAGTgtgatctgttgtcttttgagttttcattcaatcatgcagtatacgactgaggcaacctgatcaatatcaagtttgacacagtcgagaactgctagattaaacaagctttctgcgccaaacaaataataacttgcatataaattgcatcatgttattatcgcggtagagaaagcaaCAGGCCCCCCctcctgggggccacaggaaaaatctgtgtaaaattataaattttgtataaattttgttataaataaaatttgtatattataaaattttcaaatgaaatttttcgcgacaattttttaataataacgtgtagggggaattttttttaaatttttttcaaaaacaaaagtctggacttagcagaaataatggGTGGTGAACTTTggattttttcaagaaaaattggtttgttggactttgaattttaatgatagaaaaaattaaaaagttttgaattttattgttgtatttagtaagatcaattatttggaAATTTACATggcactcagaaatattttctcacatcacgAAATTTTCAGCAGGAGGAAAGGTACTTCAGGAGAAAATAGACATACACGTGATTTATCGAtcaattttgtatttcagcaatatTTCAACACATTCAGTGAtatacttcagaacttcgaTGTATAGGTAGGAGCAACATGAGTAGTGGTGACAGTCAGGAGAATTGCTGGTGTAATACATATGAACTTCAGATGGTAGTAATTTGGAGCAGgataatacttaaattcctcgatgtagtataccaggcagcgtacgtggttgtgtaacaggaggcttcttcggtgtagtacttggcgGCTGTGGAGTTGTAGCTAGgtgcagcgtaggttgtggtgtagtagactggagcatcagtgtagtatttctgttcaacgtagtacgaaagagcagcttctgggTTTTAAATCGGGACTGCATAATaattggccgcctcagttctGGTtgagtagctcggggcagagaagtactttgccgcttcggtgtagtattcgaccgttttggtgAAGTTATCAgcaggagcctcggtgtagctgCTGGGAACAGAAGTAGTTAGGCGTGTCGGTGCAGTAAGTAGCCGAGAAatgagtaatacttgggagcctcggtgtagtcgGATGGGGCGGCATGCGTTTTCATGTAGTACTCCgtggccttggtggtgtagtaactcggggcagagtaatacttcagggtgtccgtgtagtggctcggggcagcgtaagttgtggtatcaaactccggtgctttagttgtgtagtacttgaagacctcggtgcaggaactcgtcgttgcgtaagttgtgtaggaaggcggcggcgttgtgGTTTgatatccgccataccaagaagacatcaCTACACCAGCGGTcgatccagccatcaacgatacaacacccaacaggagcacgacgcTATAGATGACTAAAcatgaaataatatttaatattaatgtttaaatttaacaggcatattaacgagtagaaaaaatagaattgatacaaaactcgaaaaattaagaatatttacccataatagcgaatcggttacacgataAGGAATGCAGTtagtgacagatagggcactgcagttcgggcacgacttcttttttttagacgactccttttacgcacagtaatacttcgggacgtaggagcagtaactcggggcagcgtaggttgtagtgtagtaattGAGCgattcagtgttgtagtaatgcggggcctcggtgtagtaggcaggggcagcataaATAGACaattccggtgccttagtgatgtagtacttggaagCCTCGgcgtagtaaactaggcagcatacgttgttgcgtaataggcggcttcttctgtgtagtacttgggggctgcggtgtagcgtaggccgtggtgtagcgaactggagcatcagtgtagtatttctgttcaacgtagcacgaaagagcagcttctgtgtagtacgTCGGGAcacgtaatacttggccgcctcagttgtggttgagaagatcggggcagagtagtactttgccgcttcggtggagtaatcagcgggagcctcggtgcagcagctgggaacagagtagtatttaggaaaatcggtgcaataagtagctgagaacagagtaatacttgggagcctcgatgtagtaggatggggcagaATGCATAGTCatactccgtcgccttggtggtgtagtaactcggggcagaataatactcgtcgtcgtcagtgtagtggctcggagCAGCTTAAGTTGTGgcataaaactccggtgcctaagtggtgtagtacttggaggtGCAGTAACCGactgttgcgtatgttgttgtcgtGAAGTAAGGCGGCAGCATTGCGGTTTGGTATTCTCCATAGCagggagacatcggtacaccaatGGTCGACCAATCCGTCAAAGATaaaacacccaacagcagcacgacgccataatTAACTAGACAATTAATATATATAAACATAAAGATTAAATAATATAGGCATACATCAAGAAAACAGTAAGATTAATacaaaactcaatgtaaaaaaatatttacccatggttgcgaactggcaatacggtgaagaaggcagatggtgagTGCGCTgtagttgttgccgtgtcggagatgctccctcgactgatttcccttcgccttttctctcgccttttatacgattttttttctcaccctcacctctaaAGCCTTGCGGGTGCTGTACCTGTTTGGGTGCtgtacctgtttgataatgttGCAAAAGGTGAAAACGTCCGTCCTCACCCATCCTCTACACCattgcatgacacgtttttctccatgaccttcgagtgtgttactggcctttccttctgcaggttgctGGGggtggggatgggtctacaacaaccaatatcaaaatgaataccaaatggttgtGTAACACATACCGtactcacccaacctctacaccactgcatgacacgttttacgtaaacatctccgtgaccttcgaaaatGAAGGACACGCAAACTgacctttccttctgcaggttgacgttgctgggggtgggtctacaaaaaccaatatcaaaatgaataccaaatggttatggcttaaaactcaatttttataccaattgacatttcagtaatttgactcgtttcttcggtgaatgaataaatctccCATTTCGAACCGTTCGAAGGAcattcggctttttttttaaatattccacTGCATCATTatctaagtttcaaacacatcAACAATCCATATTCATTTCATGAAGTACACACAGTTGAGTCAATAAGCTCTCAAAAGTTGCAAAAATGTTAACACTGGAACGATCCTTGTACTCACTCCCATGAGCAACATCGGAAGAATCTAGAGCTGTTAACTATGCCTGATTCTCAGAACAATTAAACCACGAGACCATACAGAGTGAGTGGTGCTTGGCGACAGTTGGGACAGAGCGAGGTGGAGTAAGAGTTTGCTATCACATAAACATTACTACCGTTATTAAATTATCCACGCTAATTGCTCctagttttattttgtatctCGAATTTATCTTTTGTATTCAATGCGCTTATCATGACCAAACGACGTGTATTGTAGCCGATGTACATACAGTAGAAATGAAGTCACTGAGACTCAAGGAGGTTAAGAGATAACCAATACAGTGCGATAGGAAATCATTcctccagaaaaaaaacaaaaaaaaaacaacattaaatCGTATGAGAGTTGGTGAGGAAAAGGTATAAAGTAAAATTAGcgaacgagaaaaaataaggaaccTATCAAGGAATTGGCATCCCACCTTCTCGACATacgaaacaaaattattgGAAAAGGGAAATGGCGGTGTTTACATCTTTCAAAAAACGTCGCATAGAAATACTTTTCCGTTCGAATTCGACTCTCACTACTCGTGCACACTATGTAACGACCACCATTTAAAAATCGAGTGAATGCTAATCATTTCCGaatgatgatttaaaaaaaacacatacaaTCTCCATCGTCAAAAAGTATCGGGGAATTCGACATAATTAGTTTGCGCTATTGAATAAAAACACTTAGTTTCGTACATAGTAGACATGGCTGCGCTTACATATTTTAGTGATATATCCAAGTAATAGGGCTGGAAActtacgagaaaaaaaaattatcggtATGAAATAGGGGTTGCCCTTCCCCTCCCGTTTTATCTGCAAATCCCAAATCTAGTGGTTTTAGTTTACCCTAACAAGAAATGTGGCTTCGATATCAGCCGTTTATCTCCCAATGACTTGAtgaatgataataataaaaaaaaaaattatatgtatAATTTACCTTTCCCCAAAGGtaaccactttttttttgcaaaggcCCTTAGCTGCACTACATACTACACAATTAGTAGAAATCGGACGACTCGAGCGTTTTGCATGACTTGCTCAACGTGGGATACTGGCCATTGTTAGGACCCAACAGAAGTGGTGGAGCTGAAGCTTGTTCGTGACGATTATGACTTCCACGACCATTCCTATAAATATAATTAGTATTATGTAAATTAAATGAGTTTATAAGGTttcattttacaaaaattaaataaataaaaaaacaaatatcaaataaaacaatagaaTATTATTACATGGTTCCAGGGAAGGGCGGCGTTTGAGGTGGCGTGTGTGTATGACGATAATGTGCGTGACGGCCGGGATATGTTCCGGCCGATGAGTATGTCTGTGGAGGATTCAATGACGGTCGACTTAAGCTACCACCCTGAGCCCCACGACTGCTACTGCCAGCACTACTTGATAGGGGGAGGAACGGATCTGCTTCGGCTACTTGCAAATAACCCTTTCTGTGTgatacaaattaaaataatataagtGAACGTTATTTTTAACGGAAATGTGATAAAATCAGACAGACTTTAAATTGTAATCTCTTTAATTACAATCTAATAATTGGGACTAGGAAAATATTTCTCACCGTTTTCTTAAATAAATCCAAACATGAGAATCCACCCAGACCAAAATGGTAAACAACAAACCAGCGCCAACTGCGCTTCCAAGCATGAACGTCAGTCCAAATCTGTTTAAATAtgtgaacaaaaaagttagATTTTGCCATAACAAATCCAAGACAAAGAAAGCAGAGCACAAAACTCTAACCacgaaaataatgaaatatttacaaagCTTTGCGGCAAGTGACGTCGAGTATATCCAAGTACCGGCGGTGTATCGGGGCGCAATCTACTAATCCGGCAAGAGTTGCCAAGTTTTGGGTTGCTGTTTTCAACGAACGGGTAAGCTTGTCAAGCGAAGGTTGTACCTGAGAGATGAAggaacatttgaaaaatgactAGCGGGCTTCAAAAGAGTATTAACTTACGTCTTTTGGCGAATAGTGCATTTCGGCGAGCACAGCAAACTCGGCAACTAATTGTTCGCTCTTCTCGATATTTAAACGAGCCTGGCGCACAAACGTGTTCAAGGGACCACTTTCTTTGACAACACCATCAATCGGGCAACGCATGTAGTAATCGGCAATGTCTGCGCCATACTGATTAGCAACAAGACGTTCAACAACACCAGCGGGATCCACACATGCATCCCCCATAGcctttaacaaacaaaaaagaaaaaaaaaacacacaaacacaaaagactGACATTAtttcaaggaaaaataagTTATTTAACTAGAACACTTACCATAGCCAACGCTATGTAGATTGAAGCTGTGCACCAGCTTATGATTATCATGAGCAAGCCAAAAACTGCAAACCTGGACATTTGAAgcatcaagaaaaaatatataaattaaagGCCACCCAAGCTTGgcgaaaaattatttacatgaCAAGTAGACAACGGATGCGGCGAACGACTCCAAATATCAAAATCAAGCAAAGCAAGATGAAGACGCTGAGCAGGCCCATAGTAATCGGCCATCTGTTATATTCAAATTACGTTGAAACTTAAATGTGAGGATCACGAAATATTGCATGAATACCTATACAGTTCGACGGCGTCGAAAATGGTGAGGAATGGTGGCAGAGGAGATGTTGGCACGAGACGTTCATACAGCAAATTCATATCGTCCGTGGAACGATTTATATTTGCTGTGGTTCTATGCAACAACTCGGTCGCTAATCGTTGGATGGTAACGTTTGCGAGAAGCTTACCCTCAACAACTTCTGTTAGGCGATCCGCTAGTGGGAAACTTTGGGTTTCCAAGTTCAATTTTAGTGACTGACTCtacaattaataaaataaaattataaatgaaaattgtgaCCGACACttaagaagaatgaaaatatttcatacaTGATCTCTGACAGCATCAATGTTGTGCTGAACTGCGCGTAACGTAGAGCTGAAACGTACAGAAGCATTGTGGACATCGTCATTTCCGTAAAGACCAACTGCTACGGTAGCACTGAAATAAGAAACGTGAAAATGGCATAATGAGGATACAAAAGTGGAAATCTAAGTGCAAATGAACGACTATACCTGCAAATAAACGCCGTCACACCGAGAACCCATCGGTGACAGTAGAGACTTCTACCCTGTTTAAGTTGTTTGTCGCAACAACGAGAAAGTAGATATGATAACAAGACCAAGAGAGTAAATAGCAGCCAAACAGCTGGAACACTAGCTGCAACCCCCAGTgactaaaacaacaacagttaaATAAAACTACTCAATAAACTTCATAAACTTGTTATATACCTCCAAGTAGATGTCACTCCTGGGGTTAAAGGTACTGTTTACGAATTGGAAAGTAATATTCACATGTGGCAGTGAATGATAAAATGAGGCCAACAGAGACGGTACATAGTTTTCTTCCATGTTAGAAACTTTTGAGTACAGACCTCCTCTTAAACATTACACTTCCTGTTGATAGACGAATAACAAGTTTCACTTTATTAACTGGCAATATTTCCCCATCACCAAACTTAACAAAAATAGGCATTATTTAAACAAGACATATATTTGATtaaagccaaaataaaataaatctgaGATAAAAAATGTGCTTCTATTGATCTGATACCTTAAAGTAAACAAATCCTATCAAGCAATAACAATGCTATGGCAGTCTAGCAATGGCTTAGTGCCAAAGATAAGGTAACTTACTACTTTTGgaccttgtttttgtttaaaaaaaatataaaaaccttTACTGTCTTGACAAGATCTCTCAATAACAGAATCAAGAGTAATCATTGgcaaaacattaaaaaacaatgcGATGTGAAAATGCACAGAAAAATTTGTACGACACTTCTCCtgaaatgggggggggggatgggaTCCTCACATTGAAAAGCGAACCAACTGCTGCTTGCGTTATTTACGATGTATCAACTATTTCTAGTTAGAGACAGTTTCAAAGTACACTTACATTCTGAACTTGTTTGAAAGATGAATTTATCTTGATTTCATCGCTCTATTCCAGTTAGTACGGGTCAATAACaaaatgtattgaaataaTGAACCAAACCCAACGGGCTGTTAAAGACCCTCAGACGCCATGAGCTCTTTAGGGACGAAGTTTTGTTGAACAGCGTTGCGGCATTGCCATTTAGCCTTACAATTGCCAATTTCCCCATGACACACAggacacagcacacagcacactaCATCATCatgcaaaaacaaaacaaaaacaaaaaaataaacaaagtagATTACTTTACAAAGTATGGGGTATGCATCACTGAATCGTGATTAAGATCATGTTTATTTCACAGAAACCACCACTCCAGCTGAGTAAATGATATTTGATTCATTAATATAGGCATACAGAAatgttaatcatttttttccgtAAGGCGGGAAACTGCCATGATTCCAAGTTTGAGGTCCGCTCCATGGAAGCTCCCTGCGTTATTATTACAAAAGAAGATTATTTTTACACTTTATAGATTATTTTATGTTTGACAAACATTTATTAACACAA from Daphnia pulex isolate KAP4 chromosome 4, ASM2113471v1 encodes:
- the LOC124192372 gene encoding uncharacterized protein LOC124192372, producing the protein MLNLKQPLSLVTCASNCLIESVQFWNSCQFDVQSLTSLQEYLLLIPNNLFDQWAEKLLLSLSRTQRKSDAHFLVFSTALTRLNIDDFPTLPVNVTVLCDYFRFATNLKYLRCQYAPFFWSPSDLFIFQNSIVCFKNLQKLTLCNIDLMESPSFLETVGKQITSLKELDISYGKIPSQSYGKICENFLHLEVLRMKQHSEEFRTITYKHVMQLLTCLLRLKILDDDTTIWSCILPAFAQLSKEMYSDLCASIHHLTIYQCSEVNVKFTKKVLSVCLDSRIFKESSRTDIADVNTWLFNSFPALQSIDLRLENVRFSAIERFFQTKNVGWKIHSIFLSKIPLNFTNFQIIGKYASNLKRFEIINQLTLNAMMDDQYIAPDVNGRLTEPYFGHLIHLSFTGAWEENITCLLLNHCLLLQELILKPTTISGTFLKHNPLRYLRRLIFDTSHLIWNSSDLEMYFLQRVLQSTSSLREIGLKSRPSEEWDCLLQQLKIANCDLHIFRSTI
- the LOC124192379 gene encoding protein tweety-2-like, which translates into the protein MEENYVPSLLASFYHSLPHVNITFQFVNSTFNPRSDIYLESLGVAASVPAVWLLFTLLVLLSYLLSRCCDKQLKQGRSLYCHRWVLGVTAFICSATVAVGLYGNDDVHNASVRFSSTLRAVQHNIDAVRDHSQSLKLNLETQSFPLADRLTEVVEGKLLANVTIQRLATELLHRTTANINRSTDDMNLLYERLVPTSPLPPFLTIFDAVELYRWPITMGLLSVFILLCLILIFGVVRRIRCLLVMFAVFGLLMIIISWCTASIYIALAMAMGDACVDPAGVVERLVANQYGADIADYYMRCPIDGVVKESGPLNTFVRQARLNIEKSEQLVAEFAVLAEMHYSPKDVQPSLDKLTRSLKTATQNLATLAGLVDCAPIHRRYLDILDVTCRKALFGLTFMLGSAVGAGLLFTILVWVDSHVWIYLRKRKGYLQVAEADPFLPLSSSAGSSSRGAQGGSLSRPSLNPPQTYSSAGTYPGRHAHYRHTHTPPQTPPFPGTMNGRGSHNRHEQASAPPLLLGPNNGQYPTLSKSCKTLESSDFY